tttcttgttatttgcacCTTGTAACGCTACATATCCCACGTATTTGAAGGCGTCAGTTACTTCCAGAGGCTCATTTTAAAACTTTATCATTCATCTTCCAGTCCCCTGTCTCCTTGTTTTACTCTTGTCTTCAATTATTTTCTTGCCCCGTTCTTCTCCAAGCAGGTAACTGAATGTGTACTGTTCTCTCTCACCCATAAAGTCATCAGCAAATAACCAAACTCCACCTTCCTTTTGACATCCTTCTGCACTTCTAACCTATCGAAAAATCGACAGTGCCACTACAACGGAAACCATAGTGTTGATTAATGGACAGTAGCCAGTTCTAGGGTTTGAGAACCTCTGCTGTGTTGTAAATGTTCGCTGTGTACATAAAGCTAATTGATATACTGGTTACTTGGTTCTAGAGCAGACTTGTAAGTCCTATTTTATCTTTAGTTGACAATATGAGCGCAGATGTTTGTTATTTCAGGGCTCAGAAAATGTAAGCTCTGAAATAACCCCAagtttatatgtatttatttaatttattgacaGTGTGGtaaattgttgctaatttatttTCAGGAGAAAGTGTGAGATACTGCACTGCGGAGATGAGTTTCAGTTACCGCAATCAGACGAGGGCAGGAGAGACCCACAATATGATGACCGATCCGAGCATCGCAAATGCGAGGATATACGTTGGAAACATTCCTACTAACGAGATGACCAAGCGTGATTTGGAAGATAGGTTTGAGAAACATGGGAATATCTTGGGTATTTCACTCAATCGAGGATTTGGTTTTGTTCAGTACGAGCATGAGAACAGTGCCCTGGAGGCAATCAAACAGGAAAATGGAGCTTTGTTCCGTGGCAGCACAATGGAGGTGAATCCGGCCCGCGTGTTCACTGGCAATCGAGGTCGTGGAGATGGTCCCATGGGCAGGAGAGGCGGTGATGCTGACGAGCGTGATAATTTTCGGGATCGTTCTCCAATAGACGACAGGAGCCGCGATCGAGACTGGAGGGACCGCTTTGATAATTTTCCAGCTAATAAAGATCGCAGCAGCTATTATCGTGAAGGGGCCGAATTTAAAAAGGATTTGACTCCGTTTTCATCTCATGATAAATTTAGGAGCAGTGGGCCATTATCTGACGATCGTACAAGTTTTGGAAAAGAGCCTTTTTCCAAAGAACCGTTTGGTGGAAATTCCTTTCGCCCTGGGGTTTCGGACAACCGAGGTGCCCGTGATTATCCGCCAGCTGCTGGAGTACCTCGCGATTACCCCCCAACCAACGTCGTTGCCCCATTGGACAGAACAAATGATTGTGAGATCATTGTCTTTAACAAAGCTCAGAGGGATTATGCTGAATACATAGAACGCAGATTGAAGCAGTTAGGATTGACTGTAGATATTCTGTTTCCTAACGAGGAGGTTCCCATTGGCCGCATTCTTGCCAGTATTTCCAGCCGTGGCACACTGTATGCTATTGTCGTGATGCCTCAGAACGAGGAACACAGGAGCCTGACTTTGAATATCCTTCATGGTCTTCCCCAGGAGCATCGCAACATGCCAATTGAAGACGCTGTTCCTCTCATTGAGCGCAATTTTGAAGCTTACGTTCGAGGTGAGAAAGGCAGTGTTCCAGGCCCAGTGCCTGTGGTGCCTGCAGGTCTAGCAGCACTGTCAGAGCGCCATCCCGATGCCATGCAGGTTCTTCTTACTTTGCTGTACGAGAACCGTCCACTCACAGTCCTGCAGTACGATCGCATTATCCAGTATCTCAAAGAGAAACGTGAGTTACAGCTTAAAGTGGAGCTGGGTGATGCTAAAGATTTTGTTGCTAAGAAGGAGCCATCCACGAAACAGCAAGTGGAGCTGCAGCACCGCATTCTCAATATCTTGAACAACCAGTCAGGTGCAGCACCAGCGGCTTCCACTCCCACGCCCGTCGCTGCTCCCACCGGCAACTGGCAGCAGTCTGCCTCAACACCCTTGCTCAACGACCCCAATGTCCAGAAAGCCCTCGACAGTTTGATGCAAGGCAACCTGCTCCGCAAGATCGGCACGGGAGCGGGTAGTAACAATCCAACCACGACCGCATCTCAGCTGGGCGCGCCACCTTCGCAGCCACTGTTTGGAGGTTGGGGTGGTGGTGGcaagatgatgtaaatattgtgtaTAGTGATGAAGAAATTGTGAACCTGTGCTTCATTTTCCATATAAATGTTCTGTTTCCCTTCACTGTCAGTCTGTATTACATCTGTGTTCACAACAAGCTAGTGCACTGAATAGAGAAATGTGTCGGTACATTCAGTTAGATTAAGTACAAATTATATAagacattttaatattttatatgtatatgcttcaaagaaagaagaattatgCTAGAATTTAGGTATATTTTACCAATACTATAACAAGAGTATTAAATCATTTCATAACTGTGTAGAACTTGCCAAATTTAAATGTGTCTTGACATTCATGTGAAAGACTTCATCACTTGGGACAAGACTTGGAGTGACAGCGTAATCATCCAGGGATA
This DNA window, taken from Anabrus simplex isolate iqAnaSimp1 chromosome X, ASM4041472v1, whole genome shotgun sequence, encodes the following:
- the Neos gene encoding nuclear receptor coactivator 5, with amino-acid sequence MSFSYRNQTRAGETHNMMTDPSIANARIYVGNIPTNEMTKRDLEDRFEKHGNILGISLNRGFGFVQYEHENSALEAIKQENGALFRGSTMEVNPARVFTGNRGRGDGPMGRRGGDADERDNFRDRSPIDDRSRDRDWRDRFDNFPANKDRSSYYREGAEFKKDLTPFSSHDKFRSSGPLSDDRTSFGKEPFSKEPFGGNSFRPGVSDNRGARDYPPAAGVPRDYPPTNVVAPLDRTNDCEIIVFNKAQRDYAEYIERRLKQLGLTVDILFPNEEVPIGRILASISSRGTLYAIVVMPQNEEHRSLTLNILHGLPQEHRNMPIEDAVPLIERNFEAYVRGEKGSVPGPVPVVPAGLAALSERHPDAMQVLLTLLYENRPLTVLQYDRIIQYLKEKRELQLKVELGDAKDFVAKKEPSTKQQVELQHRILNILNNQSGAAPAASTPTPVAAPTGNWQQSASTPLLNDPNVQKALDSLMQGNLLRKIGTGAGSNNPTTTASQLGAPPSQPLFGGWGGGGKMM